A stretch of the Osmerus mordax isolate fOsmMor3 chromosome 12, fOsmMor3.pri, whole genome shotgun sequence genome encodes the following:
- the LOC136954161 gene encoding protein FAM53C-like, producing the protein MVTLITDQLRRQSLDEPCYRRALSLNVSLPEVGSSPKMSWTGYGLTPESGWSKPQHLQDPTSDPLPPPIPGRDPFYWPPLPSLSVAALCLQSSPPLAPQSYPPPPPPKRHCRSLSVPEDLSRCRTPWRPSASRIWTPVKRRCHSGGGASVLGGRAGSAPLRGPSSSVTSSSVTSSSVTSSSPTFFSLALSSDSPLPWAFPLDPWDPWDGLRGGCASFFPTPSSSSSPAPPGSSSRPLLQRRFSLSPMHIHLPPQASPAPPPLTPHCPGPGRDPHAPWPSSACSTPASSRRKPHPALPRCHSQPCDMKKPRLKRRHDSDTLPCSRPGLDFSKMTQIASGGGPSLGVMPAQGDLKAAFFPAESLGRTSIGPVSESEEEEDEEEDKGCVGVAEEGVQNVFERDCTELDLELIEEN; encoded by the exons ATGGTGACGCTCATCACTGACCAGCTCCGCAGGCAGAGTTTAGACGAACCATGTTATCGCAGGGCTTTGTCTCTCAATGTG TCATTGCCTGAGGTGGGTAGCAGCCCGAAGATGTCCTGGACTGGATATGGGCTGACTCCAG AGAGTGGGTGGTCCAAGCCCCAGCACCTGCAAGACCCCACATCtgatcccctgcctccccccatccctgggAGAGACCCCTtctactggccccccctccccagcctctctgtgGCAGCACTGTGTCTGCAGAGCTCCCCTCCCCTAGCCCCTCAGAgctaccctccccctcctcccccaaagCGACACTGCCGCTCCCTGTCCGTGCCCGAGGACCTGTCCCGCTGCCGCACTCCCTGGCGCCCCAGCGCCTCCAGGATCTGGACCCCCGTCAAACGGCGCTGTCACAGCGGAGGAGGAGCCAGCGTCCTGGGTGGCCGGGCGGGCTCCGCTCCCCTGCGAGGCCCCTCCTCGTCCGTCACCTCCTCGtccgtcacctcctcctccgtcacctcctccagccccaccttCTTCAGCCTCGCCCTATCCTCCGACTCCCCCCTGCCCTGGGCCTTCCCTTTGGACCCCTGGGACCCCTGGGACGGGCTCCGTGGGGGCTGTGCCTCCTtcttccccaccccctcctcctcctcctccccggcccCGCCTGGCTCCTCCTCTCGGCCCCTCCTGCAGCGCcggttctccctctcccccatgcaCATTCACCtgcccccccaggcctcccctgctcctcctcctctcacccctcactgccctggccctggccgggACCCCCACGCCCCCTGGCCCTCCTCTGCCTGCAGCACCCCGGCCTCCTCCAGGCGAAAGCCCCACCCCGCCCTCCCTCGCTGCCACTCCCAGCCCTGCGACATGAAGAAGCCCCGGCTGAAGAGACGCCACGACTCTGACACCTTGCCCTGCTCCAGACCGGGCCTGGACTTCAGCAAGATGACCCAG ATCGCCAGTGGGGGGGGCCCTTCCCTGGGTGTCATGCCCGCTCAGGGGGACCTGAAAGCAGCCTTCTTCCCTGCAGAGTCCCTGGGCCGGACCAGCATCGGGCCAGTCAgcgagagcgaggaggaggaagatgaggaggaagataaGGGGTGTGTTGGAGTGGCAGAGGAAGGAGTTCAGAATGTTTTCGAGAGAGACTGCACAGAATTAGACTTGGAGCTGATAGAGGAGAACTGA
- the ctbp1 gene encoding C-terminal-binding protein 1 isoform X1 — MALMDKHKVKRQRLDRICEGIRPPILNGPMHPRPLVALLDGRDCTVEMPILKDVATVAFCDAQSTQEIHEKVLNEAVGALLYHTITLSRDDLDKFKGLRVIVRIGSGYDNVDIKAAAELGIAVCNVPATSVEETADTSLCLILNLYRRVTWMHQALREGTRASSVEQIREVAGGAARIRGETLGIIGLGRVGQAVALRAKAFGFGVIFYDPYLPDGVERSLGLQRMTTLQDLLIHSDCVSLHCSLNEHNHHLINDFTIKQMRQGAFLVNTSRGGLVDEKALAQALKEGRIRGAALDVHETEPFSFSSGPLKDAPNLICTPHTSWYSEQASIEAREEAAREVRRAITGRIPDSLKNCVNKEYLMAASQWPSMEAAPVHPELNGATYRFPAGLIGVATGGLPGAGAGVEGLVSASLAHGIAPVSHPPHAPSPGQPCKAESDRDMASDQ, encoded by the exons ATGGCTCTGATGGACAAGCACAAAGTGAAGCGGCAGAGATTGGACCGCATCTGTGAGG GCATCCGCCCCCCCATCCTGAACGGGCCCATGCACCCCCGACCTCTGGTGGCTCTGCTGGATGGGCGTGACTGCACCGTGGAGATGCCCATCCTCAAGGACGTGGCCACTGTGGCCTTCTGTGATGCCCAGTCCACCCAGGAGATCCACGAGAAG gtgctGAACGAGGCCGTGGGTGCTCTGCTGTACCACACCATCACGCTCTCCAGAGACGACCTGGACAAGTTCAAGGGCCTGCGTGTCATCGTACGCATCGGCAGTGGCTACGACAACGTGGACATCAAAGCTGCCGCCGAGctag GCATCGCGGTGTGCAACGTTCCGGCCACGTCGGTGGAGGAGACGGCCGACACGTCTCTGTGCCTGATCCTGAACCTGTACCGCAGGGTCACCTGGATGCACCAGGCCCTGAGGGAGGGCACGCGGGCCTCTTCCGTCGAGCAGATCAGGGAGGTGGCGGGGGGCGCCGCCCGCATCCGAGGAGAGACGCTGGGCATCATCGGTCTGG GTCGCGTGGGCCAGGCCGTAGCCCTGCGAGCTAAAGCCTTTGGCTTCGGGGTGATCTTCTACGACCCGTACCTTCCCGACGGCGTGGAGCGCTCCCTGGGGCTGCAGAGGATGACCACCCTGCAGGACCTGCTCATCCACTCGGACTGTGTCTCCCTGCACTGCAGCCTCAACGAACACAACCACCACCTCATCAATGACTTCACCATCAAACag atgcGTCAGGGGGCGTTCCTGGTGAACACATCGCGAGGGGGGCTGGTGGATGAGAAGGCCCTGGCCCAGGCCCTGAAGGAGGGCCGCATTCGAGGGGCCGCTCTGGACGTGCACGAGACAGAACCCTTCAG tttctCGTCGGGCCCCCTGAAGGACGCCCCTAACCTGATCTgcaccccccacacctcctggTACAGTGAGCAGGCCTCCATCGAGGCCAGAGAAGAGGCTGCCAGGGAGGTCCGCAGAGCTatcacag gtCGTATCCCAGACAGTCTGAAGAACTGTGTGAACAAGGAGTACCTGATGGCTGCCTCCCAGTGGCCCAGCATGGAGGCTGCCCCTGTCCACCCAGAGCTTAACGGCGCCACCTACAG gtttcCTGCAGGTCTGATTGGTGTGGCTACAGGGGGTCTCCCAGGGGCaggtgcaggggtggaggggctggtgtCGGCCTCCCTGGCTCACGGCATCGCCCCCGTGTCCCACCCCCCTCACGCCCCGTCGCCAGGGCAACCATGCAAGGCTGAGTCCGACAGAGACATGGCCTCTGACCAGTAG
- the ctbp1 gene encoding C-terminal-binding protein 1 isoform X2, protein MQGIRPPILNGPMHPRPLVALLDGRDCTVEMPILKDVATVAFCDAQSTQEIHEKVLNEAVGALLYHTITLSRDDLDKFKGLRVIVRIGSGYDNVDIKAAAELGIAVCNVPATSVEETADTSLCLILNLYRRVTWMHQALREGTRASSVEQIREVAGGAARIRGETLGIIGLGRVGQAVALRAKAFGFGVIFYDPYLPDGVERSLGLQRMTTLQDLLIHSDCVSLHCSLNEHNHHLINDFTIKQMRQGAFLVNTSRGGLVDEKALAQALKEGRIRGAALDVHETEPFSFSSGPLKDAPNLICTPHTSWYSEQASIEAREEAAREVRRAITGRIPDSLKNCVNKEYLMAASQWPSMEAAPVHPELNGATYRFPAGLIGVATGGLPGAGAGVEGLVSASLAHGIAPVSHPPHAPSPGQPCKAESDRDMASDQ, encoded by the exons ATGCAAG GCATCCGCCCCCCCATCCTGAACGGGCCCATGCACCCCCGACCTCTGGTGGCTCTGCTGGATGGGCGTGACTGCACCGTGGAGATGCCCATCCTCAAGGACGTGGCCACTGTGGCCTTCTGTGATGCCCAGTCCACCCAGGAGATCCACGAGAAG gtgctGAACGAGGCCGTGGGTGCTCTGCTGTACCACACCATCACGCTCTCCAGAGACGACCTGGACAAGTTCAAGGGCCTGCGTGTCATCGTACGCATCGGCAGTGGCTACGACAACGTGGACATCAAAGCTGCCGCCGAGctag GCATCGCGGTGTGCAACGTTCCGGCCACGTCGGTGGAGGAGACGGCCGACACGTCTCTGTGCCTGATCCTGAACCTGTACCGCAGGGTCACCTGGATGCACCAGGCCCTGAGGGAGGGCACGCGGGCCTCTTCCGTCGAGCAGATCAGGGAGGTGGCGGGGGGCGCCGCCCGCATCCGAGGAGAGACGCTGGGCATCATCGGTCTGG GTCGCGTGGGCCAGGCCGTAGCCCTGCGAGCTAAAGCCTTTGGCTTCGGGGTGATCTTCTACGACCCGTACCTTCCCGACGGCGTGGAGCGCTCCCTGGGGCTGCAGAGGATGACCACCCTGCAGGACCTGCTCATCCACTCGGACTGTGTCTCCCTGCACTGCAGCCTCAACGAACACAACCACCACCTCATCAATGACTTCACCATCAAACag atgcGTCAGGGGGCGTTCCTGGTGAACACATCGCGAGGGGGGCTGGTGGATGAGAAGGCCCTGGCCCAGGCCCTGAAGGAGGGCCGCATTCGAGGGGCCGCTCTGGACGTGCACGAGACAGAACCCTTCAG tttctCGTCGGGCCCCCTGAAGGACGCCCCTAACCTGATCTgcaccccccacacctcctggTACAGTGAGCAGGCCTCCATCGAGGCCAGAGAAGAGGCTGCCAGGGAGGTCCGCAGAGCTatcacag gtCGTATCCCAGACAGTCTGAAGAACTGTGTGAACAAGGAGTACCTGATGGCTGCCTCCCAGTGGCCCAGCATGGAGGCTGCCCCTGTCCACCCAGAGCTTAACGGCGCCACCTACAG gtttcCTGCAGGTCTGATTGGTGTGGCTACAGGGGGTCTCCCAGGGGCaggtgcaggggtggaggggctggtgtCGGCCTCCCTGGCTCACGGCATCGCCCCCGTGTCCCACCCCCCTCACGCCCCGTCGCCAGGGCAACCATGCAAGGCTGAGTCCGACAGAGACATGGCCTCTGACCAGTAG